The Streptomyces pactum genome contains a region encoding:
- a CDS encoding cysteine hydrolase family protein: MDIAENAALVVVDVQKGFEEVGFWGTRNNPAADDNIAALVDVWQSTGRPVVFVRHDSVKAGSPLRAGGEGNGFKEYVETRRGKGGGAELLVTKSVNSAFLGTPDLGAWLRGAGISQIVLAGIQTNMCVETTARMGGNLGYEVVVAFDATYTFGLEGPFGWRQSADELARATAVSLHGGGFAEVVMTEDVVAGAE; encoded by the coding sequence ATGGACATCGCGGAGAACGCAGCACTGGTGGTCGTGGACGTGCAGAAGGGCTTCGAGGAGGTCGGCTTCTGGGGTACGCGCAACAACCCGGCGGCGGATGACAACATCGCCGCGCTCGTCGACGTATGGCAGTCGACCGGGCGGCCGGTCGTCTTCGTACGGCACGACTCGGTGAAGGCCGGGTCGCCGTTGCGGGCCGGGGGCGAGGGCAACGGGTTCAAGGAGTACGTGGAAACGCGGCGCGGGAAGGGGGGCGGGGCCGAGCTGCTGGTGACGAAGAGCGTGAACTCCGCGTTCCTCGGGACGCCGGACCTGGGTGCCTGGCTGCGGGGCGCGGGGATCTCGCAGATCGTGCTCGCCGGGATCCAGACGAACATGTGCGTCGAGACGACGGCGCGTATGGGCGGGAACCTCGGGTACGAGGTCGTGGTCGCGTTCGACGCGACGTACACCTTCGGCCTGGAGGGGCCCTTCGGCTGGCGGCAGAGCGCGGACGAACTGGCGCGTGCGACGGCGGTGTCGCTGCACGGGGGCGGGTTCGCGGAGGTGGTGATGACGGAGGACGTCGTGGCCGGGGCGGAGTAG
- the proC gene encoding pyrroline-5-carboxylate reductase, which yields MTQKVAVLGTGKIGEALLSGMIGAGWAPADLMVTARRQERADELRTRHGVTPVTNAEAAKTADTLILTVKPQDMGTLLDELAPHVPADRLVISGAAGIPTSFFEERLAPGTPVVRVMTNTPALVDEAMSVISAGTHATAGHLTHTEEIFGAVGKTLRVPESQQDACTALSGSGPAYFFYLVEAMTDAGILLGLPRDKAHDLIVQSAIGAAKMLRDSGEHPVKLRENVTSPAGTTINAIRELENHGVRAALIAALEAARDRSRELASGAKD from the coding sequence ATGACCCAGAAAGTCGCAGTCCTCGGCACCGGCAAGATCGGCGAAGCCCTGCTCAGCGGAATGATCGGAGCCGGCTGGGCACCCGCCGACCTCATGGTCACCGCCCGCCGCCAGGAACGGGCCGACGAGCTCCGCACCCGCCACGGAGTCACCCCGGTGACCAACGCCGAGGCCGCCAAGACCGCCGACACCCTGATCCTCACGGTCAAGCCGCAGGACATGGGCACCCTCCTCGACGAACTCGCCCCGCACGTCCCCGCCGACCGACTGGTCATCAGCGGCGCGGCGGGCATCCCGACCTCCTTCTTCGAGGAGCGCCTGGCTCCCGGCACCCCGGTGGTCCGCGTCATGACGAACACCCCGGCCCTCGTCGACGAGGCCATGTCCGTCATCTCCGCCGGCACGCACGCCACCGCCGGCCACCTCACGCACACCGAGGAGATCTTCGGCGCCGTCGGCAAGACCCTGCGCGTCCCCGAGTCCCAGCAGGACGCCTGCACCGCCCTCTCCGGCTCCGGCCCGGCGTACTTCTTCTATCTGGTCGAGGCCATGACCGACGCCGGCATCCTCCTCGGCCTGCCCCGCGACAAGGCGCACGACCTGATCGTCCAGTCCGCGATCGGCGCCGCCAAAATGCTCCGCGACAGCGGCGAACACCCGGTCAAGCTCCGCGAGAACGTCACGTCCCCCGCCGGCACCACCATCAACGCCATCCGCGAACTCGAGAACCACGGCGTCCGCGCCGCCCTCATCGCCGCCCTCGAAGCCGCCCGCGACCGCAGCCGCGAACTGGCCTCCGGCGCCAAGGACTGA